The following proteins come from a genomic window of Candidatus Francisella endociliophora:
- the dnaN gene encoding DNA polymerase III subunit beta — protein sequence MNFVLNRDDLLKPLQSMLSVANSKSTMPLLSCILFDIKDNNLKIIASDLDTEISCNITVNCNSSIKLALNADKIYNIVRSLNENSMIDFKINDNKVTIVSNNSTFNLISLNADNYPLIDSNINEQASFDLSQHDFHHIISKVDFSMANDDTRYFLNGMFWEINANLLRAVSTDGHRMSITEAIIDSKVLDSACQSIIPKKAIIELKKIVGKTEESIKICLGKNYLKAEFGNYAFISKLIDGRYPDYQKVIPKNNTKLLAVDKQILKNSLLRTSILANDKYKGVRLNISAGQILLSANNPDNEKAEDKVEVQYNDESMEICFNYKYLLDIISVLSEETMTIYLDNPNMSALVKDEKDNSLFIIMPMKI from the coding sequence ATGAATTTTGTACTAAATAGAGATGACTTACTGAAGCCTTTGCAATCAATGCTATCTGTAGCTAACAGTAAGAGTACAATGCCATTATTATCTTGTATATTATTTGACATAAAAGATAACAATTTAAAAATAATAGCATCAGATCTAGATACAGAGATATCTTGTAATATAACGGTTAACTGTAATTCAAGTATCAAATTAGCATTAAATGCTGACAAAATTTACAATATTGTTAGAAGTTTAAATGAAAACTCAATGATTGATTTTAAAATCAATGATAATAAAGTAACTATAGTTTCTAATAATAGTACATTTAATCTTATTTCTTTGAATGCAGATAATTATCCTTTAATAGATAGTAATATTAATGAACAGGCAAGTTTTGATTTATCACAACACGATTTTCATCATATTATTTCAAAAGTAGATTTTTCTATGGCAAATGATGATACTAGATATTTCTTAAATGGGATGTTCTGGGAAATCAATGCTAACCTTTTAAGAGCTGTTTCAACAGATGGTCATAGAATGTCTATTACAGAAGCTATAATTGATAGTAAAGTATTAGACAGTGCTTGCCAGTCGATTATTCCAAAAAAAGCTATAATAGAACTTAAAAAAATTGTTGGCAAAACAGAAGAATCTATAAAAATTTGTCTTGGTAAAAATTATCTTAAAGCTGAGTTTGGTAACTATGCCTTTATTTCAAAGCTTATAGATGGCCGTTACCCTGATTATCAAAAAGTAATTCCTAAAAACAATACTAAATTATTGGCAGTAGATAAGCAAATACTTAAAAATTCACTGTTAAGAACTTCTATTCTTGCTAATGATAAGTATAAAGGAGTACGCTTAAATATTTCTGCTGGACAAATTCTTTTATCAGCAAATAACCCAGATAATGAAAAAGCAGAAGATAAAGTAGAAGTTCAGTATAATGATGAATCTATGGAAATCTGTTTTAACTATAAATATTTATTGGACATAATAAGTGTTCTTAGTGAAGAAACTATGACTATTTACTTAGATAATCCTAATATGAGTGCTTTAGTTAAAGACGAAAAAGATAACAGTCTATTTATCATTATGCCAATGAAAATCTAA
- the dnaA gene encoding chromosomal replication initiator protein DnaA, with amino-acid sequence MTIWNKCLKKIKKDLSTFEYKTWIKPIHVDQNRNLFTIFCNNEYFKKHIKSKYGTLILSTIQEFHGNDLIIEYSNKKFSGQKSSEAISAGPQTNFFSKSSVEIKDEVEDKIIEEPKKNQKKSSPKSTASQELFGFDEAMLITDKDDEEYSFGLPLKEKYVFDSFVVGDANKIARAAAMQVSINPGKSHNPLFIYGGSGLGKTHLMQAIGNHAKEVNPHAKIIYTNSEQYVKEYVTSLRLQDQDEFQRVYRSADILLIDDIQFIAGKEGTSQEFFNTFNALYESGKQIILTSDKYPNEIEGLEERLVSRFGFGLTVSVDMPDLETRIAILLKKAHDLGQKLPNETAAFIAENVRTNVRELEGALNRVLTTSKFNHKDPTVEVAQSCLRDIIKIKEKKVKIDNIQKVVADFYRIRVKDLTSNQRSRNIARPRQIAMSLARELTSHSLPEIGNSFGGRDHTTVMHAVKAITKLRQSNTSISDDYELLLDKISR; translated from the coding sequence ATGACTATTTGGAATAAATGCTTAAAAAAAATAAAAAAAGATCTATCTACGTTTGAATATAAAACGTGGATTAAGCCTATCCATGTAGATCAAAATAGAAATTTATTCACAATTTTTTGTAATAATGAATATTTCAAAAAACATATAAAATCTAAGTATGGAACTCTTATTTTATCAACAATCCAAGAGTTTCATGGAAATGATTTGATAATAGAATATTCTAATAAGAAATTCTCTGGACAAAAATCTTCAGAAGCTATCTCAGCAGGACCTCAAACTAATTTTTTTAGTAAAAGTAGTGTTGAAATAAAAGATGAAGTCGAAGATAAAATAATTGAAGAGCCAAAAAAGAACCAAAAAAAATCTTCTCCTAAATCTACAGCATCACAAGAATTATTTGGCTTTGATGAAGCAATGTTAATTACAGATAAAGATGATGAAGAGTATTCTTTTGGTCTTCCATTAAAAGAAAAATATGTTTTTGATAGCTTCGTTGTAGGTGATGCAAACAAAATTGCTAGAGCTGCTGCTATGCAAGTATCTATTAATCCTGGAAAATCACATAATCCTTTATTTATATATGGAGGTAGTGGGCTAGGTAAAACTCACTTGATGCAAGCTATAGGTAATCATGCGAAAGAAGTTAATCCTCATGCAAAAATTATTTATACAAACTCTGAGCAATATGTAAAAGAGTATGTAACTTCTCTTCGTTTACAAGATCAAGATGAATTTCAAAGAGTTTATAGATCTGCAGATATTTTACTTATAGATGATATTCAATTTATTGCAGGCAAAGAGGGTACTTCTCAAGAGTTTTTTAATACTTTTAATGCTTTATATGAAAGTGGTAAACAAATAATTCTTACAAGTGATAAATATCCAAATGAAATAGAAGGTTTAGAAGAAAGGTTGGTATCTCGTTTTGGTTTTGGTTTAACTGTTTCAGTGGATATGCCAGATTTAGAAACAAGAATAGCCATCTTGCTTAAAAAAGCTCATGATTTGGGCCAAAAATTGCCTAATGAAACAGCAGCTTTTATAGCTGAAAATGTACGTACAAATGTAAGAGAGCTAGAAGGTGCTTTAAATAGAGTACTTACAACATCTAAGTTTAATCACAAAGATCCTACTGTAGAAGTAGCACAGTCTTGTTTAAGAGATATTATTAAGATTAAAGAGAAAAAAGTAAAAATAGATAATATCCAAAAAGTTGTAGCTGATTTTTATAGGATTAGAGTAAAAGATCTTACATCAAATCAAAGAAGTAGAAATATAGCTAGACCAAGACAAATTGCAATGAGTTTAGCAAGGGAATTAACATCCCATAGTTTGCCTGAAATAGGTAATTCTTTTGGTGGTAGAGACCATACCACTGTTATGCATGCTGTAAAAGCAATCACTAAATTAAGACAGAGCAATACTTCAATATCTGACGATTATGAGTTGCTTTTAGATAAAATTTCTCGTTAA
- a CDS encoding Rne/Rng family ribonuclease, translated as MSLNTEIFLNVNKYEQRIAIKENNILKEIFIERDNQKRIVGNIYKGKIIRVLPGMQAAFVDIGLEKAGFLHLSEVIPLEKEDQDSDENFKLNKLNKEDINKWLREGQEVLVQVVKESIGNKGVKLTSHLSVSSRFLVFLPDLDHIGISLKIAKEEEKQRLLEAIQKINQSENPRGYILRTAAEGASFEELESDIKFLNNLWQDILDISSTIIKPGVVYEDFSLIIKTINIFANDNPSKILVDNIDSYKEICQFADKYIPGLRDKIELYQKHNIFEEYDIESEINKALEKEVNLKSGGYLVIEQTEAMITIDINTGGFIGTKNLEETIFKTNLEATKEIARQLRLRNLGGIIIIDFIDMMDDSHKKQVLEALKSELELDKAKTSVSDISELGLVEMTRKRVHESLARTLCQPCDHCKGKGSVKTLQTICYDIFREIKSESKNYPAYNNFLLISSKKIIDYIEKEESIWLAELELEIDKNIHLKAESSHIYNQYDIIPLN; from the coding sequence ATGTCTTTAAATACAGAAATATTTTTAAATGTAAACAAATATGAACAAAGAATAGCTATTAAAGAAAATAATATTTTAAAAGAAATTTTTATAGAACGAGATAATCAAAAAAGAATAGTAGGAAATATTTATAAAGGAAAAATAATAAGAGTTCTTCCTGGTATGCAAGCAGCATTTGTAGATATAGGATTAGAAAAAGCTGGATTTTTACATTTATCAGAAGTAATTCCTTTAGAAAAAGAAGATCAAGATTCTGATGAAAATTTCAAATTAAATAAACTTAATAAAGAAGATATAAATAAATGGCTTCGTGAAGGCCAAGAGGTTTTAGTCCAAGTAGTTAAAGAAAGTATAGGTAATAAAGGAGTTAAATTAACTTCACATTTATCTGTATCATCTAGATTTTTAGTTTTTTTACCAGACTTAGATCATATAGGTATTTCTTTAAAAATTGCTAAAGAAGAAGAAAAACAGAGATTATTAGAAGCAATCCAAAAAATAAATCAAAGTGAAAATCCTCGCGGTTATATTTTAAGAACTGCAGCTGAAGGTGCTAGTTTTGAAGAATTAGAAAGTGATATAAAGTTTTTAAATAATTTATGGCAAGATATTTTGGATATTTCAAGCACAATTATAAAACCTGGTGTGGTTTATGAAGATTTTAGCTTAATTATTAAAACTATAAATATTTTTGCCAATGATAATCCAAGTAAAATACTAGTTGATAATATTGATTCATATAAAGAAATTTGTCAATTTGCAGATAAGTATATTCCTGGATTAAGAGATAAAATAGAACTTTATCAGAAACATAATATTTTTGAAGAATATGATATTGAATCAGAGATAAATAAAGCTTTAGAGAAAGAAGTAAACTTAAAATCAGGTGGTTATCTAGTTATAGAGCAGACAGAAGCTATGATAACTATAGATATCAATACAGGCGGTTTTATAGGTACAAAAAATCTTGAAGAGACTATTTTTAAAACAAATTTAGAAGCTACAAAAGAGATCGCTAGACAATTAAGGTTAAGAAATTTAGGTGGAATTATTATTATAGATTTTATTGATATGATGGATGATTCACATAAAAAACAAGTTTTAGAGGCTTTAAAGAGCGAATTAGAGCTTGATAAGGCTAAGACTAGTGTAAGTGATATATCGGAGCTAGGATTAGTTGAAATGACACGTAAAAGGGTTCATGAGAGTTTAGCAAGGACATTATGTCAACCATGCGATCATTGTAAAGGCAAAGGAAGTGTCAAAACTCTTCAAACAATTTGCTATGATATTTTTAGAGAAATAAAGTCTGAATCTAAAAATTATCCCGCTTATAATAACTTTTTACTAATTTCTTCGAAGAAAATTATAGATTATATTGAGAAGGAAGAGTCTATATGGTTAGCAGAGCTTGAATTAGAAATTGATAAAAATATACATTTAAAGGCTGAAAGTAGCCATATATACAATCAATACGATATAATTCCACTAAATTAA
- the trpR gene encoding trp operon repressor, with protein sequence MNKLDKGWNELVNILAEKTNPSDISTICEFLLTKEEKEQLNKRVLLTKELLKKEKSQREISKEIGISICTVTRCSNALKDCSIKIKEIFGKISKKGD encoded by the coding sequence ATGAATAAATTAGATAAAGGTTGGAATGAGCTAGTTAATATTTTAGCAGAAAAAACAAATCCTAGTGATATAAGCACTATTTGTGAGTTTTTATTAACTAAAGAAGAAAAAGAGCAGTTAAATAAAAGAGTTCTCTTAACAAAAGAGTTATTAAAAAAAGAAAAATCTCAAAGAGAAATATCAAAAGAGATAGGAATAAGTATTTGTACTGTAACTCGTTGTTCTAATGCTTTAAAAGATTGTTCTATTAAAATAAAAGAGATATTTGGCAAAATATCTAAAAAAGGTGATTAA
- a CDS encoding anthranilate synthase component 1, translated as MSKNNPDKFLASHIYNVDYQEDLNKCFTNLCIDKKNTILLESAEIDTKDKLKSILVLNSALRVSCIENKVFIKALSKNGEYAIKTIKKNIPENIKYKHEKDQLILTFTAINDDLLSEHQKLKKQSVFDALRIIKNSFEVFNEFSVFLAGLFAYDVVGSFENIGQVERKNKCPDYVFYLADTILISDHQQQKTTIQINSFDHDYLKELESSIGDIKNNLDKKTEIKIDKFKDLNVKESMGDRAFCNIVDQLKSHIVDGDIFQVVPSRSFFLPCQNSLAVYKELKRTNPSPYMFYMQDEDFILFGASPESALKYEKNTNQVEIYPIAGTRRRGKNSDGTINPDLDSRIELELRLDTKENAEHMMLVDLARNDVARISKTGTRYLADLLKVDRYSHVMHLVSRVVGQLADDLDALHAYQASMNMGTLTGAPKIKAMQLISEVEKQTRGGYGGAVGYLNGYGDLDTCIVIRSAYVEDQIAEIQAGAGVVLDSVPIAEADETRTKAQAVISAIKNVHGE; from the coding sequence ATGTCAAAAAATAATCCAGATAAATTTTTAGCATCACATATTTATAATGTAGATTACCAAGAAGATCTAAATAAATGTTTTACTAATCTATGTATAGATAAAAAAAACACTATTCTATTAGAATCTGCTGAGATAGATACCAAAGATAAACTCAAAAGTATATTGGTTTTAAATAGTGCGTTGAGAGTGTCATGTATTGAAAATAAAGTTTTTATCAAAGCTTTATCTAAAAATGGTGAATATGCTATAAAAACCATTAAGAAAAACATTCCAGAAAATATTAAATATAAGCATGAAAAAGATCAGTTAATACTTACTTTTACTGCCATAAATGACGATCTACTAAGTGAACATCAAAAGTTAAAAAAACAATCTGTATTTGATGCTCTGAGAATTATTAAAAATAGTTTTGAAGTATTTAATGAGTTTAGTGTATTTTTAGCTGGTTTATTTGCTTATGATGTAGTGGGAAGTTTTGAAAATATTGGGCAAGTAGAACGTAAAAATAAATGTCCTGATTATGTTTTTTATCTAGCTGATACTATTTTGATAAGTGATCATCAACAACAAAAAACTACTATACAGATAAATAGCTTTGATCATGATTATCTAAAAGAGTTAGAAAGTAGTATTGGAGATATTAAAAATAATCTTGATAAAAAGACTGAAATAAAAATAGATAAATTCAAAGATTTAAATGTAAAAGAATCAATGGGTGATAGAGCTTTTTGTAATATAGTTGATCAGTTGAAATCGCATATTGTAGATGGTGATATATTCCAAGTAGTGCCATCAAGAAGTTTCTTTTTGCCATGTCAAAATTCTTTGGCTGTTTATAAAGAACTTAAGCGCACAAATCCTAGTCCATATATGTTTTATATGCAAGATGAGGATTTTATTCTCTTTGGTGCATCGCCTGAGAGTGCTTTAAAATATGAAAAAAACACCAACCAAGTAGAAATATATCCTATAGCTGGTACACGCAGACGCGGTAAGAATTCTGATGGAACTATAAATCCAGATCTTGATAGTAGAATAGAACTTGAGCTTAGATTAGATACTAAAGAAAATGCCGAACATATGATGCTTGTAGATTTAGCACGAAATGATGTTGCGAGAATTTCAAAAACAGGAACTAGATATTTAGCAGATCTTCTAAAAGTTGATAGATATAGTCATGTTATGCATCTTGTATCTAGAGTAGTTGGACAACTTGCTGATGATTTAGATGCTCTTCATGCTTATCAAGCATCTATGAATATGGGTACACTTACTGGAGCTCCAAAAATAAAGGCAATGCAGCTTATATCAGAAGTGGAGAAACAAACACGAGGTGGTTATGGTGGAGCTGTTGGTTATCTAAATGGTTATGGAGATTTAGATACTTGTATAGTTATCCGTTCAGCTTATGTGGAAGATCAAATTGCTGAAATCCAAGCAGGGGCTGGTGTGGTTTTAGATTCTGTACCAATAGCAGAGGCTGATGAAACCAGAACTAAAGCACAAGCTGTAATATCAGCTATTAAAAATGTACATGGAGAGTAA
- a CDS encoding aminodeoxychorismate/anthranilate synthase component II encodes MANIIFIDNFDSFSYNLVDELKVLGNNVEVFRNNLYIEVLLDKINSTENPIVVISPGPGNPSNAGCIVNLISLIKGKVPIIGICLGHQAIIEAYGGIVSHANEIVHGKTARVKLINHKIFEGLESPLTVARYHSLVAIKVPTGLESIAEVNDLVMAVVDDKNKVCGLQFHPESIMTIHGSKLLDNIVKWIQK; translated from the coding sequence ATGGCTAATATTATATTTATAGATAATTTTGATTCTTTTTCTTATAACTTAGTAGATGAGCTTAAAGTCTTAGGAAATAATGTAGAAGTTTTTAGAAATAATTTATATATAGAAGTTTTATTGGATAAAATAAATTCTACTGAAAACCCTATAGTTGTAATATCACCAGGACCAGGTAATCCTTCTAATGCAGGATGTATTGTTAATTTGATATCTTTAATAAAAGGTAAAGTTCCTATAATAGGAATATGTCTTGGCCATCAAGCAATTATAGAAGCTTATGGTGGGATAGTTTCTCATGCTAATGAAATTGTTCATGGTAAAACAGCTAGAGTTAAACTTATAAATCATAAAATATTTGAAGGTTTAGAATCACCTCTAACTGTAGCAAGATATCATTCATTGGTGGCTATAAAAGTTCCAACAGGATTAGAATCTATAGCAGAAGTTAATGATCTTGTGATGGCAGTAGTAGATGATAAAAATAAAGTTTGTGGTCTACAATTTCATCCTGAATCAATAATGACTATACACGGATCTAAACTTTTAGATAATATAGTTAAATGGATACAAAAATGA
- the trpD gene encoding anthranilate phosphoribosyltransferase, whose protein sequence is MSNLRNIVDKLYNLEDLEYKEAYELFSYFIKGQIELPLQTSIITALKLKKETPIEISVAANALLDNAKKFPKIDGDLVDIVGTGGDGFNTINISTTAAIVAATAGFKVTKHGGRSVSSKSGSFDLLESFGVNIEFSPEKTKECIQQNNLGFLFAPFYNDGFKYVKEARAVLKTRTIFNILGPLINPARPNKVLIGVYSKELILPMAKTLIELGIDRAIVVHGSGLDEVAIHGDTFVAEIKNKEIIEYTVSPQDFCIDTFGIKDIEGGTPEQNKEIIKQILQGKGKQAHNAAVAVNVAMVKKLFDKNDLKQNTKEILELINSGKCYQTLQNVISFG, encoded by the coding sequence ATGAGTAATTTAAGAAATATAGTAGATAAATTATATAATCTTGAAGATTTAGAGTATAAAGAAGCTTATGAACTTTTTAGCTACTTTATAAAAGGTCAAATAGAACTACCGTTACAAACTAGTATTATAACTGCATTAAAATTAAAAAAAGAAACACCAATTGAAATATCAGTAGCAGCAAATGCTTTACTAGATAATGCTAAAAAATTTCCAAAAATTGATGGTGATTTAGTGGATATAGTTGGTACAGGTGGAGATGGATTTAATACTATAAATATATCTACCACAGCAGCTATAGTTGCGGCGACTGCAGGATTTAAAGTTACTAAACATGGTGGGCGTAGCGTATCAAGTAAGTCAGGATCTTTTGATTTATTAGAATCTTTTGGCGTAAATATAGAATTTTCTCCAGAAAAAACAAAAGAATGTATCCAACAGAATAATCTAGGGTTTTTATTTGCTCCTTTTTATAATGATGGTTTTAAGTATGTAAAAGAAGCTCGTGCTGTACTTAAAACTAGAACTATATTTAATATATTAGGTCCTTTAATAAATCCAGCTAGACCAAATAAGGTTCTAATAGGAGTTTATTCAAAAGAATTAATTTTGCCAATGGCAAAAACTTTAATTGAGTTAGGAATAGATAGAGCTATTGTAGTACATGGAAGTGGTTTGGATGAAGTAGCTATTCATGGAGACACTTTTGTAGCAGAAATTAAGAATAAGGAAATAATAGAATATACAGTTTCACCACAAGATTTTTGTATAGATACTTTTGGTATCAAAGATATTGAAGGTGGTACTCCAGAGCAAAATAAAGAGATTATAAAACAAATACTTCAAGGTAAAGGTAAACAAGCTCATAATGCTGCAGTAGCTGTAAATGTTGCTATGGTTAAGAAGCTTTTTGATAAAAATGATCTAAAACAAAATACTAAAGAAATATTAGAACTTATAAATTCAGGTAAGTGTTATCAAACTCTTCAAAATGTAATATCTTTTGGTTAA
- the msrA gene encoding peptide-methionine (S)-S-oxide reductase MsrA, protein MIKKLLFSGFFIVSNFIFAADNSESKYQKAIFAGGCFWCLESDFEYMQHDKGLSNNGIISVKSGYDGGTVKYPTYKKVSVGVTNYKESVEVEYDPSRISYELLVEYFYRRIDPTDNKGQFCDKGKQYQSAIYYTNDKQKQVAEDVTKKLKEEFKNHNQQVYTQILPSTEFYKAEKYHQNYHHKNPKRYCYYRTGCGRDATVNKVWKDIDWKYSNVVPFDIPSSYIECLNR, encoded by the coding sequence ATGATTAAAAAGCTTTTATTTAGTGGATTTTTTATTGTAAGTAACTTTATATTTGCAGCTGATAATTCAGAAAGTAAATATCAAAAAGCTATATTTGCAGGTGGTTGTTTTTGGTGTTTGGAATCTGATTTTGAATATATGCAACATGATAAAGGTTTAAGCAATAACGGCATAATATCTGTTAAATCTGGTTATGATGGTGGAACTGTTAAATATCCTACTTATAAAAAAGTATCAGTAGGTGTAACTAATTATAAAGAGTCTGTAGAAGTTGAATATGATCCATCTAGAATTTCCTATGAGCTACTTGTAGAGTATTTTTATCGTCGTATAGATCCAACTGATAATAAAGGTCAGTTTTGTGATAAAGGTAAACAATATCAGTCAGCAATTTATTATACAAATGATAAGCAAAAGCAGGTTGCTGAAGATGTTACTAAAAAACTAAAAGAAGAATTTAAAAATCATAATCAGCAAGTTTATACGCAAATTTTGCCATCTACTGAATTTTATAAAGCTGAAAAATATCATCAAAACTATCATCATAAAAATCCAAAAAGATATTGCTATTATCGTACAGGTTGTGGTCGCGATGCTACAGTAAATAAGGTCTGGAAGGATATAGATTGGAAATATAGTAATGTAGTTCCGTTTGATATACCATCTAGTTATATAGAGTGTTTAAATAGATAA
- a CDS encoding HD domain-containing protein: MTDLEQRIRFIVEADKLKSIYRRCLVQSDNNRRENTAEHSWHAALMAITFKDYASENINMERVLTMLLIHDIVEIYAGDTYAFDDDAILELQHQKELLALDKIFALMPEYSANELKSLWLEFEQSASADAKYAKAIDKSIPVYRNMATNGGGWVINGPTYKQKVVEINKELKEIAPKLWNYIKEQIDIAESKGWLV; the protein is encoded by the coding sequence ATGACAGATTTAGAACAACGAATAAGATTTATTGTAGAAGCTGATAAATTAAAAAGTATATATCGTAGATGCTTGGTTCAATCTGATAATAATCGTAGAGAAAATACAGCAGAACATAGTTGGCATGCTGCTTTAATGGCTATCACTTTTAAAGATTATGCAAGTGAAAACATAAATATGGAAAGAGTTTTAACTATGTTATTAATACACGATATAGTTGAAATATATGCTGGTGATACTTATGCTTTTGATGATGATGCTATATTAGAATTACAACATCAAAAAGAGTTATTAGCTTTGGATAAAATATTTGCTCTAATGCCAGAGTATTCTGCTAATGAATTAAAAAGTCTTTGGTTAGAATTTGAACAAAGTGCGTCTGCAGATGCCAAATATGCCAAAGCAATAGATAAATCTATACCGGTTTATAGGAATATGGCTACTAATGGTGGTGGATGGGTCATTAATGGACCTACTTATAAGCAAAAAGTGGTAGAAATAAATAAAGAATTAAAAGAAATAGCTCCTAAGCTTTGGAATTATATTAAAGAGCAAATAGATATAGCTGAATCTAAAGGTTGGTTGGTATAA
- a CDS encoding GyrI-like domain-containing protein, translating to MKVVGVALKVSNDREDLLEQVWELFFNSEVLEYLNGQNISPDIISVYYEYEGDHNDPYTYLIGYEVDESFEAPTGLNSVSIELNHDKYDIQGELPDAIIDKWQEIWDDTSKKRAYKADFDRYNPIEDTAEINVEYIK from the coding sequence ATGAAAGTTGTAGGTGTAGCATTAAAAGTTTCAAATGATAGAGAAGATTTATTAGAGCAAGTTTGGGAACTTTTCTTTAATAGTGAAGTACTAGAGTATCTTAATGGTCAAAATATATCTCCAGATATAATCTCTGTTTATTATGAGTATGAAGGTGATCATAATGATCCATATACTTATTTGATAGGATATGAGGTAGATGAGTCTTTTGAAGCACCTACAGGCTTAAATAGTGTATCTATAGAGCTAAATCATGATAAATATGATATTCAAGGTGAGCTTCCAGATGCTATCATAGATAAATGGCAAGAAATCTGGGACGATACTTCTAAAAAACGCGCGTATAAAGCAGATTTTGATAGATATAATCCTATTGAAGATACTGCTGAAATTAATGTCGAATATATCAAATAG
- the trpCF gene encoding bifunctional indole-3-glycerol-phosphate synthase TrpC/phosphoribosylanthranilate isomerase TrpF: METILAKIVEAKKKWVFSKKRLFPLNVFKNEVKKTDRSFYEALDSQQSVFILECKKGSPSKGIIRKKFNLDEIAGVYKNYANAISVLTDEEFFMGNFANLGIVRSQVSQPVLCKDFMIDEYQVYLARYYQADAILLMLSVLDDAEYKKLAKLAHRFGMGVLTEVSNEEELQRAINLKAKVIGINNRNLRDLSINLNTTRLLAPKIPKGTIIISESGIYKNQEIRDLRAYVNGFLIGSSIMGERNLELAVRKLVYGFNKVCGLTSIENAQKAYDAGAVYGGLIFVEKSPRYVDFDMAKKITKKVILNYIGVFADANIKDIVDASYGLKLSAVQLHGNEDQEYINTLKSKLHRNCQIWKAYGVEKTLPEFFDNVDYHLLDAQIDGKSGGTGKAFDWELIKDKKNIILAGGLNAKNIAKAIELKCSAYDINSGVESEPGQKDQQKLKEVFEVIRDY; this comes from the coding sequence ATGGAAACTATATTAGCTAAAATAGTTGAAGCAAAGAAAAAATGGGTTTTTAGTAAGAAAAGACTTTTTCCTTTAAATGTTTTTAAAAATGAAGTCAAAAAGACAGATAGAAGCTTTTATGAAGCATTAGATTCACAACAATCTGTATTTATACTAGAGTGTAAAAAAGGCTCACCTTCAAAAGGAATTATCCGTAAAAAATTCAATCTAGATGAGATAGCAGGAGTATACAAAAATTATGCAAATGCTATATCTGTACTAACAGATGAAGAGTTTTTTATGGGTAATTTTGCAAATTTAGGTATTGTTAGAAGTCAAGTTTCTCAACCTGTACTTTGTAAAGACTTTATGATAGATGAATATCAAGTATATCTAGCTAGATATTATCAAGCTGATGCTATTTTATTGATGCTTTCAGTATTAGATGATGCTGAGTACAAAAAGCTAGCAAAATTAGCTCATCGTTTTGGTATGGGAGTGCTTACAGAAGTAAGTAATGAGGAAGAGCTTCAAAGAGCTATAAATCTAAAAGCAAAAGTAATTGGGATTAATAATCGCAACCTTAGAGATCTTTCTATAAATCTGAATACTACTCGCCTACTAGCTCCTAAAATACCTAAAGGTACAATTATTATCTCAGAATCTGGGATATATAAGAATCAAGAAATTCGTGATTTGAGAGCTTATGTAAATGGATTTTTGATAGGTAGTTCTATCATGGGTGAGAGAAATCTTGAGCTTGCGGTTAGAAAGCTTGTATATGGTTTTAATAAAGTTTGTGGCCTTACATCTATAGAGAATGCTCAGAAAGCTTATGATGCAGGTGCTGTATATGGAGGTTTGATATTTGTAGAGAAATCACCTCGTTATGTAGATTTTGACATGGCAAAAAAAATAACTAAAAAAGTAATATTAAACTATATAGGTGTATTTGCAGATGCAAATATAAAGGATATAGTAGATGCTTCTTATGGCTTGAAGTTAAGTGCTGTCCAACTACATGGTAATGAAGATCAAGAGTATATAAATACCCTTAAATCGAAGCTACATAGAAATTGTCAGATATGGAAAGCTTATGGTGTTGAGAAGACTTTACCTGAGTTTTTTGATAATGTTGATTATCACTTATTAGATGCACAAATAGATGGAAAATCTGGAGGCACTGGTAAAGCTTTTGATTGGGAGCTTATAAAGGATAAGAAAAATATAATTCTTGCTGGTGGCTTGAATGCTAAAAATATAGCAAAAGCTATAGAATTAAAATGTTCTGCTTACGATATTAACTCTGGTGTAGAATCTGAACCAGGTCAAAAAGATCAGCAAAAATTAAAAGAAGTTTTTGAAGTTATAAGAGATTATTAA